The sequence below is a genomic window from Corythoichthys intestinalis isolate RoL2023-P3 chromosome 4, ASM3026506v1, whole genome shotgun sequence.
ctggcctaaGGAGGcttagagcaattgaaaccaatttttaccaaacattttaagtcaggtgtgggaccaatcactgatgagtggtttaaagctgccctgcccactataaaacacacacctggtaagaattgccttgatgagaagcgttgtccgatgtgcatcatggcttggtcaaaagagctgtctgaagacctgcgatcaaggattgttgatttgtaaaaagctgggaaagaatactgggatacctcccagttcaaatagattggtctagtgataaactcattccaattcacagcagaagcttgttttttttgtagaatattctagaatgattcctgaccaatgtatcaaaaatcgttgtattgctatatcgtcagatcgtcgttatcatgagctttgtatcgcaaatcgtattgtatcgtgaggtaccaagaggttcccactcctagtcgcCATACAGACCAAATTCAAAGTTTGTCCCAAGCTGTTCTCACGTCTATTTTGATGgcgaaaattgaacttttttttcacggaagtgGACAGGAAATTACTGTTTTGGAGCCAGCCCCCAGTGGCTATCTCTGGAACTGCAGGGTTTTTCtagttttaacaaatttaatttgtacctaaataaatgttcatacttaaatatatatacaaattaggggtgtcaaacgattaaaatttttaatcgagttaatcaccgcttaaaaattaattaatcgtaattaatcgcaattcaaaccatctataaaatatgccatatttttcttcaaattattgttggaatggaacgataagacacaagacggatatatacattcaacatactgtacataagtactgtatttgtttattataacaataaatcaacaggacattattaacattctgttaaagcgattcatggatagaaagacttgtaattcttaaaagataaatgttagtacaagttatagaagttttatattaaaacccctcttaatgtttttgttttaataaagtttgtaaaatattcaatcaaaaaattaactagtagctcgccattgttgatgtcaataataactatggtgctgaaacccataaaatcagtcgcacccaagcgccagcagagggcgccaaaacaccaaaaaacacaagtgacaAGGAAATGACACTctgctttcattttaatctgtttgagtggggcatttgcgttaaatgcgtcaaatattttaacgtgattaattttaaaaattaattaacgcccgttaacgtaataattttgacagtcctaatataaatatattacattttattgataTCAACTTTACATGTTTCTTTCACCCTGAAGGTTTTCTTGGTGCTCACTGCTCAGCTGGTGGTGACGTTCTCCTTCGTAATGGTTTTCACCTTTGTGGAAGGAATCAAGGCGTTCGCGAAGGAGAACATCTGGCCCTATATTTTGTCCTACGTTACATTCTTTGTTTGCATGTGCGCAATCAGCTGCTCTGGAAACCTCCGTAGGAAACATCCATGGAACCTGGTTGCATTAGTAagccagtttttattttcctgTTTTGCAAAAGGTATGTTTGCATTAAACAAACCTTTAGTAATCACCACAAGAACACATTACCAtttaagttattattattagtaagtTATGAGGACTTGACTGAGGCCGTATGGTCTGTTTTAACTAAcaactgtatttttcttttgtcaGTCCATCCTGACTCTCAGTATGTCATATATGGTTGGAATGATTGCCAGCTTCCATGAAACTGACATAGTGCTCATGGCATTGGGAATCACAGCTGTGGTTTGCTTTACAGTGGTCGTCTTCTCTCTCCAGGTTGCAATCTGCTTCCTACATGCAATATTAGTACAGCAGTACCTCGAGATACGAACGTGTCGGTAcacgaaaaaaatgaattttacCAAAAGTTTTTCGAAACTTTTTTTCCGCTTCATAAtattatgaaaaagtatttataTGAAAGATAATACATATTGTAATAGATCATTCCTGATCACAGCAATGATATACTGTAACTACTATGTTGTCTATCTTATTATTCTAATAAGCAGACAAGTTACACTTAAGCGCCACTAGGGGGCGATAAAGCATTGCAAATAAAGACTACAAATCAGAGGACATGACAGcaaatttaatgtatttttattagagCTTGGAAAGAATTAGgcaatttacatgtaaaacacaatttattttacgaaaAACCATGATGCGAAACTCACTCCgcaaccaattaattttgtatcttgaggtaccactgtagtttaaAGACCAGTGTAACATAACTAACATCATGCTTATCATCCTTCCACAGACCAAGTATgacttcacttcctgttatggCGTGATGTTCGTATGCTTGGTTGTTCTCGTCCTCTTCAGCTTCCTGTGCATCATATTACAGAACGGAATCCTGAACATTTTTTATGCTGGACTGGCAGCCTTGCTATTCACCTGTGTAAGTCCACATACACAAATCCACTTTCAAATCACTGATGGGTGGTATGTTATACCAaggctaaaaataaaaatacacacaaatatGGTAGAATAGATCATATCTCTGTCATTAATTTGTGGTTTCATTGTGCGTAAGAAATATTTGTCCACAGCGAAAGGGGGAGGGGGGCAATAGTACAATGATATTAACCCCTTCCGACccgagcatgctgctgaaggacatcaCACGTTCACGTctctaaatttttattttatttattttatttcatcttTATTTTATCAGGCAGTCTCATTGAGATTAATATCTATTTTACAAGAGAGCCCtgagcacaaaaaacattcacaaatatcaaacaacacaaaatacactaacggaaacagttacaatgatcagtaaaaacatcagacaaaagagatttaaaatcaccaagatgAATGATTGACTGTAGTTTAAGAGTAGATTGCAATTCGTTCCATTTAAGAGGAGCATAGTAGCTAAAGCCAGTTCTGCCAACATTAGTGCGTGTGAGTGGGATGTTTAGGGTTAAGTAGTTGGATGATCGTGTTTTGTAGTTACTGGATTTGAATGACAGGAGAGATGTGAGGTAGTTAGGAAGTTTGCACAGTAAAGCCTTATAGATGAATAACATGATGTGGATATTTCTTCTTGACTGTAGTaaggaccaaccgttttgatacAGGGTACAATGATGAGTGCAGAAATTGTCATTGGTGATGAAACTGTTAGGATGTGCGTGAGCAGGAAGGGATCCCAATGCAGACAACTTCAAGCGAGCAGTATTTTATTAGCGATCGCGAGAGCGTGGCGGATGGAAGTTTGCTTGGCTCGGGGTAGTTGAGCTAACGAGGAAGCTCGgaagggaggcaggcgtggaatccgacgaggggcgcgcagaaaacaggacctgggacgaAAGCAAGGTAGTCGTGAGCCAGTGAGCAAAGATATCATGTAAGgaatgcgagatacaactgacgtgcgtaacagacgagttgatcgggcgacgtggTGGTGCGACCGCTGAGTTTTTAAGCTGGCTGATGATGAGTCACAGCTGGCCGCTCCACCCATCTGACAATTGACCTGTAATCAAGCAAACCCCCCCTCACCTGAggcagggctcaggaaggaggggcagaggccctaacagaAATGTAGTGCACTGTGATAAACCGGGTTTAACTGTTGAAGAGTTGATGGAGCTGCATGACAGTACAAGATGTCCCTATAATCAAGAACAGAAACAAAAGAAGAtaatacaatgttttttttggttaGAAGTTGACAGACAGCCTTTGATTCTATACAAGAAGCTAAGTTTGAATTTAAGTTACGGATTAGGTGATGAATATgagttttgaatgataaattacTGTCAATCCAAATTCCTAATTGTATGAATCAGTGAGAGTAATTTGGTACCTTTTAGGGATTTGATTCCTGGTAAGTCATTGTCAGTAATGGTGGAAGTGGAGAAAAccatgtatttagttttttcagcATATAAAACTAATCTGTGATTATGAAGAGATATTTGTAAACAATCAAAAAAAGCAGTCTGTAATTGAGTCAAAGCAAGAGCTGGGGAAGAACCGGGCACATATAGAATACAATCATcagcaaaaaagtggacattacaaTGTTGATTAggaataaaaatattattaatgtatAACGTAAAAAGGAGTGGTCCAAGGACAGACCCCTGCGGCACCCCATTTTTATTAGTAGGTGGACTTGATTGAACACCATCAGCAGCAACAGTTTGTATTCTGTCTGTAAGGTAGGACTTAAACCAGTTGAGGGCATTAACATCCAAGCCTATGGCCTGCAATTTACGAAGTAGAatttcatttatcaacagtatcGAATGCTTTTGAAAGATCAGTGAAAAGAGCAGCACAGTCAAATCaataatcaaaaaacaaaataataataataatcaaataataattttttaaaaatcaaaaatcaattaatacattgaatttagttgctattgtcatttctgggagatgattggatgaaactttacccattgaaatCAATCAATGAGGTTTACCAcaccctctttgctatttttggctctttgaaaacttcaaaaaggcaaacgTAAGTGCTCATTTCTTATCAAAAACAATGCCAAAtcattaacattaaaatataactttgagtagagaaaaaagtaataaaaacattttttttttttttgccagcagaAAAAAATCCAGGTCTGAAGGGGATAAGAGGAAAAAAACGGTTAATATTGAGAATACAATTTTGTAGGAAATAATTTATGGAATATTAAAttcttagtaaaaaaaaatatatatatatatttataaaactgtaaaaattaaaaaacaattttgacagaacaaaaTCAGACATTTTTTCATGAATGATTTCAattaatacaacccctagcaaaaagtatggaatcaccagtctcaggcgagcactcactcagacattttatcatgtagaacaaactcggataaaaaaaacttggaaaataatgaattagttcaaaagtgcaactctttagcattcagaaacactaaaagaaatgaataaaaaacattgtggcggTCAGTAAATGGTAATgtaatagagcaagtgcagggaaatatgtatggaatcactccattctgaggaaaaaaatatggaatcatgagaaacaaacaaagaaataacaataaaaacacatctctagtatttagtagcaccacctctggcttttatgacagcttgctgtCTCTGAGGctgtcgtttgacagccctaaaatactgcgatcgcttccacagacatccaagcggtccatttcattcaggagcataaaacaccgcaagtattatgaaataaacatgctttttcgtgtcacaggcactttaaatctaAGTAGTTAAAACATTTAGTAATTTTTACACAGACAACCCGTACGTCATAGTACAGCCATCATAGGTTGGTGCAATTAAAGATACATGTTTTGTTTACAGTTCTTGGCAGTGGATACCCAGCTGCTGCTTGCCAACAAGGAACTGTCCCTGCATCCAGAAGAATACATCTTTGCTGCACTTAACCTGTACATGGACATCATCAACATCTTTATCTACATTCTTTCTTTGGTGGGAAGAGCAAGAGGGAGCTAAGCCCAAGAAAGTGACAGAAAATCATATCGGAAGACTGTTTTTGATGATTCCGTTCATGGAAGCAAGTTGTACCCTGATTTGTTTAGTTGTTGTCACTGATCAAAGTACTCTAGTACGTTATCTTTTCTTGACCTAGCCTTTTATAGAACAAATGTTATCCAGTGCTTATATAACTATGAATAAATTAATGTAGATTGGTTGTTTGTAATTTTGTGCCTAATTAAACCTTTATTAAGTATGCCACATtttaccccccacccctcccccAAAATTTCATCCATTTAGCCGCTATTATTTCCAAGGTTTTCATATGTGTACTCTTAAAACCATTTTAATCATGAACCTGGAAGATGATGCTTAATATAAGTAACcgcttttcaaaaacaaaagtttaaactTCAGTTCAAGTAAATCAAAGCTAAGGTGTTTTGTTAGTGTAACGAGTCCATTGCAGACCCATTAGTCGTTTTATATCTTCTAATTTCCCCTCCAAAACAGATGGATTTCAAACAGATTGTAATACTGGTCGGCGGGTGAAATACAGTTATTCTAACCCACTAATCGAGGTTTCCTGGGAAAAAAGCCTTGTTTAAATTATAGGGCAGTTTAGATTTCAGATCGTACTTTGACCACAACTCACCTCTTATCACATTTGGCCACCCTTCTTTTGTCTAGTGTAAAATGAAGCCCTGTTGCGTCTTGCAGCCTTAATTCCGCACTATAGGGAAAAGTTCAAATTTTGCTGAAACGGGATTTTGTGTGTTTTATCGAGGAAGTATTAACTCATGCCACTGACGGCAGCAGATATTCAATCGTTTTCAACGGGGTCACCTCAATGAGTGAAGTTATGCTAAAGTGCTGTAGCCTATAGACgtgccgattactggtttcaaggtataccgttgtatgaaaacgtcacagtttcaaaaccgcaaaaaaattctGTCATACAGTCCCTactgtattagctatttttttatgtcccaaaaatgcagggagaaatccctcgcttgcagctgcatggctcaaccctcccccactggtcgttgctcagtgtcagtgagtcagctgtgctacacgatggctggcggAGGTGAAACTCTTAAACTTTTTCcctcatcgaagaaaacgaaatcgctggtgtgGTAATACTTCGGctccagaaaagttacagacggccgcagcttaacccttagatgcataagtgggtcaaaaatgacccggtgaggttgttttcttgaaatatcttcggattgaaaaattgttatcaattcatattccaggtattcctcaaaaaacatgtttttgatataatggcattcaaatttttgatgaactttttggACATtggaagaaattgtcatttttgtattactaccctaagcttccacaagtgggtcaaaaatgacccacatgcattttctatggaatccaatgggaatctttcattcttattaactttggctgtcaggaataaatttaccgtggaccgcacagactaggtatgtaaaaagtgacatcccttaag
It includes:
- the grinab gene encoding glutamate receptor, ionotropic, N-methyl D-aspartate-associated protein 1b (glutamate binding) isoform X1, which gives rise to MATHNTAYTLLEEEVPTGTSFVPTSMGTPGGLPPLPPPVAFGPNVPGAYRMSDPASSPYSPPPYGFHDNKPGKQHCSFTFTPRYSTSMHLTSLLIADTLGDAYHSEEDPPPFDDNQDFGYGLDDKSIRRAFIRKVFLVLTAQLVVTFSFVMVFTFVEGIKAFAKENIWPYILSYVTFFVCMCAISCSGNLRRKHPWNLVALSILTLSMSYMVGMIASFHETDIVLMALGITAVVCFTVVVFSLQTKYDFTSCYGVMFVCLVVLVLFSFLCIILQNGILNIFYAGLAALLFTCFLAVDTQLLLANKELSLHPEEYIFAALNLYMDIINIFIYILSLVGRARGS
- the grinab gene encoding glutamate receptor, ionotropic, N-methyl D-aspartate-associated protein 1b (glutamate binding) isoform X2; this encodes MATHNTAYTLLEEEVPTGTSFVPTSMGTPGGLPPLPPPVAFGPNVPGAYRMSDPASSPYSPPPYGFHDNKPGDAYHSEEDPPPFDDNQDFGYGLDDKSIRRAFIRKVFLVLTAQLVVTFSFVMVFTFVEGIKAFAKENIWPYILSYVTFFVCMCAISCSGNLRRKHPWNLVALSILTLSMSYMVGMIASFHETDIVLMALGITAVVCFTVVVFSLQTKYDFTSCYGVMFVCLVVLVLFSFLCIILQNGILNIFYAGLAALLFTCFLAVDTQLLLANKELSLHPEEYIFAALNLYMDIINIFIYILSLVGRARGS